Proteins from one Phocoena sinus isolate mPhoSin1 chromosome 8, mPhoSin1.pri, whole genome shotgun sequence genomic window:
- the LOC116758463 gene encoding LOW QUALITY PROTEIN: olfactory receptor 9Q1-like (The sequence of the model RefSeq protein was modified relative to this genomic sequence to represent the inferred CDS: inserted 1 base in 1 codon; deleted 1 base in 1 codon; substituted 1 base at 1 genomic stop codon) yields MAEKNLTLVTXLMAFIDSPEWALPLFLLFLFIYLITPLGNLGMTILICADLRLHSPTYFLLSHLSFMDICYSFVTVPLTMAVLLEHRATLSYTLCAVQFFLFTFFGSIDCYLLALMAYDGYVAVCXPLLYVTVMRRKAHLGCVVCVCVCVLRGGAYVAGVFRALVWKVSAFTLSFCGTNEIDFILCDLPPLLKITCGDSYTQEVVIIVFAIFVIPACMVVILVSYLLIILAVMRIPSAGGRAKTFWTCASHLTPVSLFSGTLIFMYLRHNSGQSSEEDWVVSVFYITVIPMLDPLIYSLRSKEVKEALRKILNRARLS; encoded by the exons ATGGCAGAGAAGAACCTCACCTTGGTGA TCCTCATGGCCTTCATTGACTCTCCTGAATGGGCACTACCTCTCTTCCTCCTGtttctatttatctatctcaTCACCCCTTTGGGGAACTTGGGCATGACTATCCTGATCTGCGCGGATCTCCGACTCCACAGCCCCACGTACTTCCTTCTGAGTCACCTCTCGTTCATGGACATCTGCTACTCGTTTGTCACTGTGCCTCTGACGATGGCCGTGTTGCTGGAGCACAGGGCCACTTTATCCTACACACTCTGTGCTGTCCAGTTCTTCCTCTTCACCTTCTTTGGCTCCATTGACTGCTACCTCCTGGCCCTCATGGCCTATGACGGCTATGTGGCCGTGTGCTGACCCCTGCTTTATGTCACTGTCATGAGGAGGAAGGCCCAtttgggttgtgtg gtgtgtgtgtgtgtgtgtgtgttgaggggggGGGCTTACGTTGCTGGTGTCTTCAGGGCCTTGGTGTGGAAGGTCTCAGCTTTCACGCTCTCCTTTTGTGGAACCAATGAGATTGACTTCATTTTATGTGACCTCCCTCCTCTCTTAAAGATAACCTGTGGGGACAGCTACACTCAGGAAGTGGTAATTATTGTGTTTGCCATTTTTGTCATCCCTGCCTGCATGGTGGTGATTTTGGTGTCCTACCTGCTCATCATCTTGGCCGTTATGAGGATTCCCTCTGCGGGAGGCCGGGCCAAGACTTTCTGGACGTGTGCCTCTCACCTCACTCCAGTGTCACTCTTCTCTGGGACCCTCATCTTCATGTATCTGAGACATAACTCTGGCCAGTCCTCGGAGGAGGACTGGGTGGTGTCTGTGTTTTACATAACAGTGATCCCCATGTTGGACCCTCTCATCTACAGCCTGAGGAGCAAGGAAGTGAAGGAGGCTCTGAGGAAAATTCTCAACAGAGCCAGGTTGTCGTAG